One window of Nocardia nova SH22a genomic DNA carries:
- a CDS encoding LLM class F420-dependent oxidoreductase: MQIGVNTFLTDEGIAPRVLGTALEERGFESLFLAEHSHIPASRESPYPGGGELPRVYYRTFDPFVALAAIATVTDRLVLGTGVTLLIQRDPIHTAKEVATLDHLSGGRVVFGVGVGWNREEMADHGTDPRTRGALLDEQLAAIRAIWTQDLAEYHGRFVDFDPIFAWPKPVQRPHPPIFIGGGAAAAQRAIRLGLGWVPNGVADPAQVPAQLVAAREAGIPVAITPAAPDPALLDAYAEAGVQRVTLSLPTVPESESLRILDEFAAVAQRYHT, encoded by the coding sequence ATGCAGATCGGAGTCAACACCTTCCTGACCGACGAGGGCATCGCCCCCCGCGTACTCGGCACCGCGCTGGAAGAGCGCGGTTTCGAATCCTTGTTCCTGGCCGAGCACTCCCATATCCCCGCGAGCCGGGAATCGCCCTATCCGGGCGGCGGGGAGCTACCGCGGGTGTACTACCGCACCTTCGACCCGTTCGTCGCCCTGGCCGCGATCGCGACGGTGACCGATCGGCTGGTGCTGGGCACCGGCGTGACCCTGCTGATCCAACGCGATCCGATTCACACCGCCAAGGAGGTGGCCACCCTCGACCACCTGTCCGGTGGGCGGGTCGTATTCGGCGTCGGCGTGGGCTGGAACCGCGAGGAGATGGCCGATCACGGCACCGATCCGCGTACCCGCGGCGCCCTGCTCGACGAGCAACTGGCCGCCATCCGCGCTATCTGGACGCAGGACCTGGCCGAATATCACGGCCGCTTCGTCGATTTCGATCCGATCTTCGCCTGGCCCAAACCGGTGCAGCGGCCGCATCCGCCGATCTTCATCGGTGGTGGCGCCGCCGCGGCGCAGCGCGCCATCCGGCTCGGGCTGGGCTGGGTGCCCAACGGCGTCGCCGATCCGGCGCAGGTACCGGCTCAGCTCGTCGCGGCCCGCGAGGCGGGAATTCCGGTCGCGATCACCCCGGCCGCACCGGATCCCGCACTGCTGGATGCCTATGCCGAAGCAGGCGTGCAGCGGGTGACCCTCTCCTTGCCGACCGTGCCGGAATCGGAATCGCTGCGCATCCTCGACGAGTTCGCGGCCGTCGCGCAGCGCTATCACACCTGA
- a CDS encoding acyl-CoA dehydrogenase family protein has translation MNIELSKEAADYGREAIRAFETAGGDRLLEAAEAEPARRAEAVDPVLTGLGAWELDPRRDADDLEAAGALCRSAGYWGLPYPVAERLSRPVDLDVDGLLVVTESGPRAAVADLDLRWAAVTFEGARFTARAIPDGVPPRTSAFVAPLELTPVEGAGGTDAALALTLGCWTLLGMLDRAIELTRSHVLLRTQFGQPLAKFQSVQFQLADAEVERSGVEVLAKYALWSAGGGGAEALADALAARTAALDAAEIVFRVAHQLHGAVGFCDESTLSWLSRYSLPLRRLPWASSGTRDQLTRQVGTRGLSGLFDADRDAPAASRQ, from the coding sequence GTGAACATCGAATTGAGCAAGGAGGCGGCCGATTACGGCCGCGAGGCGATCCGGGCGTTCGAGACCGCCGGTGGCGATCGGCTGCTGGAAGCCGCGGAGGCCGAACCCGCCCGGCGCGCCGAGGCCGTCGACCCCGTCCTGACCGGACTCGGCGCGTGGGAACTGGACCCGCGCCGCGACGCCGACGATCTCGAGGCGGCCGGTGCGCTGTGCCGCAGCGCGGGGTACTGGGGGCTGCCGTATCCGGTCGCCGAACGGCTGTCCCGCCCGGTCGATCTCGACGTGGACGGTCTGCTGGTGGTGACCGAATCCGGTCCGCGCGCCGCGGTCGCCGATCTCGATCTGCGCTGGGCCGCGGTCACTTTCGAGGGTGCGCGCTTCACCGCGCGGGCGATACCCGACGGTGTGCCGCCGCGAACCTCCGCGTTCGTGGCGCCGCTCGAGCTGACCCCGGTCGAGGGCGCCGGCGGTACGGACGCGGCACTCGCCCTGACCCTGGGGTGCTGGACCCTGCTGGGGATGCTCGACCGCGCGATCGAACTCACTCGCTCACATGTATTGCTGCGCACCCAGTTCGGGCAGCCGCTGGCGAAATTCCAGAGTGTGCAGTTCCAGCTCGCCGACGCCGAGGTCGAGCGCAGCGGTGTCGAGGTCCTGGCCAAGTACGCGCTGTGGAGTGCGGGCGGCGGCGGGGCCGAGGCATTGGCGGACGCGCTGGCCGCGCGCACCGCCGCGTTGGACGCCGCCGAGATCGTCTTCCGCGTCGCCCATCAATTGCACGGTGCGGTCGGATTCTGCGATGAATCGACACTGTCGTGGCTGTCGCGCTACAGCCTGCCGCTGCGCCGGTTGCCCTGGGCGAGTTCCGGCACCCGTGATCAACTGACCCGGCAGGTGGGCACCCGGGGACTGTCCGGGCTGTTCGACGCCGACCGGGACGCACCGGCTGCGAGTCGGCAGTGA
- a CDS encoding FadR/GntR family transcriptional regulator, giving the protein MTSPRRGRIPQRRIAETVASELRTRILSGDDDYRLPTQDQLVKEFGVSYPSIRESLRILETEGLVTVRRGNVGGAEVHRPDESSAAYHLGLALQGARVTLGDLAAALQMLEPLCAAECARRPDRAEVVVPALEANIHACEQVVGDGVEFTRTAREFHDLVVAFTPNATVRCVVSSLVTLWSAQEQAWAETLTRRGEYPSKPQAHDAARVHARLVTAIADGDDAEAERLARSHLRATQSVVLERYDSGMVNASSDMARQAIAAGPRLRL; this is encoded by the coding sequence GTGACGAGCCCACGGCGCGGGCGGATCCCGCAGCGCCGCATCGCCGAAACCGTCGCCTCCGAGCTGCGCACCCGCATCCTGTCCGGCGACGACGACTATCGTCTCCCCACCCAGGACCAGCTGGTCAAGGAATTCGGCGTGAGTTATCCGTCGATCCGGGAATCGCTGCGGATTCTCGAGACCGAGGGACTGGTCACGGTGCGGCGCGGCAATGTCGGTGGCGCCGAGGTCCACCGGCCCGACGAATCCTCGGCCGCCTACCATCTGGGGCTGGCATTGCAGGGCGCGCGGGTCACCCTCGGCGATCTGGCCGCCGCGTTGCAGATGCTCGAACCCCTGTGCGCCGCCGAGTGCGCGCGCCGCCCCGACCGCGCCGAGGTCGTCGTGCCCGCGCTCGAGGCCAATATCCACGCCTGCGAGCAGGTGGTGGGCGACGGTGTGGAATTCACCCGCACCGCACGCGAATTCCACGATCTCGTGGTCGCCTTCACCCCCAACGCGACGGTGCGCTGCGTGGTGTCGAGTCTCGTCACGCTGTGGTCGGCACAGGAACAGGCCTGGGCCGAAACGCTGACCCGCCGCGGTGAATACCCGTCCAAGCCCCAGGCCCACGACGCCGCCCGGGTGCACGCCCGCCTGGTCACCGCCATCGCCGACGGCGACGACGCGGAGGCCGAACGACTGGCCCGGTCGCACCTGCGCGCCACCCAGTCGGTGGTGCTCGAACGCTACGACTCCGGGATGGTCAACGCCTCCTCGGACATGGCCCGCCAAGCCATCGCCGCCGGACCGCGCCTGCGCCTGTAG
- a CDS encoding acyl-CoA dehydrogenase family protein: protein MDFTMGEAATELRDELRHLVTEHVPADFLGAFTDDPADLDIAQRFCGLLAERGLLCAAWPTEFGGRGGSVWEQTAVREEMWAHHEPRGAQYMGVNWVGPTVMRHGTPEQQRTHLPPIARGEVIWCQGFSEPEAGSDLASLRTTARRDRDGWLVSGQKIWTSYATMAQWCFLLARTGTGERKQQGLTIFLVPMSAPGIQVRPIRAMMGPHHLNEVFIDDLRVTEADVLGTVGEGWKVVQEVLAFERVGIARYARCERLLRAAPEVLGPRWDELPAGLRDRWAGMLVHCRRARLLAYRVVAMQAEDRVAPGDAAAYRIAVTRLDQDSAEVLAEVADQLSGEPSTERQSWFRRAVADHWRYSQAATIASGSIEMQRLLLSRAMLAAS from the coding sequence ATGGACTTCACGATGGGGGAGGCCGCCACCGAACTCCGAGATGAGTTGCGGCACTTGGTGACCGAACATGTCCCCGCTGACTTCCTCGGCGCCTTCACCGACGATCCGGCCGATCTCGACATCGCGCAACGCTTCTGCGGGCTGCTCGCCGAGCGCGGGCTGCTGTGTGCGGCGTGGCCGACCGAATTCGGCGGCCGGGGCGGATCGGTGTGGGAGCAGACCGCCGTCCGCGAGGAGATGTGGGCTCATCACGAACCGCGCGGCGCGCAGTACATGGGCGTCAACTGGGTGGGGCCGACCGTCATGCGCCACGGCACGCCCGAACAACAGCGCACCCATCTGCCGCCCATCGCGCGCGGGGAGGTGATCTGGTGCCAGGGCTTCAGCGAACCCGAGGCCGGATCGGATCTGGCGTCGCTGCGCACCACCGCGCGCCGCGACCGGGACGGGTGGCTGGTGAGCGGGCAGAAGATCTGGACCTCCTACGCCACCATGGCGCAGTGGTGTTTCCTGCTGGCGCGCACCGGCACCGGCGAACGCAAGCAGCAGGGCCTGACGATCTTCCTGGTGCCGATGTCGGCGCCGGGCATCCAGGTGCGTCCCATCCGGGCGATGATGGGCCCGCACCACCTCAACGAGGTGTTCATCGACGATCTGCGCGTCACCGAGGCGGATGTGCTCGGCACGGTCGGCGAGGGCTGGAAGGTGGTCCAGGAGGTACTGGCCTTCGAACGGGTCGGCATCGCCCGCTACGCCCGCTGCGAGCGCCTGCTGCGTGCCGCGCCCGAGGTGCTGGGACCGCGATGGGACGAGCTGCCCGCCGGACTGCGCGATCGCTGGGCCGGGATGCTGGTGCACTGCCGCCGGGCCCGGCTGCTCGCCTATCGGGTGGTCGCGATGCAGGCCGAGGACCGGGTGGCACCCGGCGACGCCGCGGCCTACCGGATCGCGGTCACGCGACTGGACCAGGACAGTGCCGAGGTCCTCGCCGAAGTGGCCGATCAGCTGTCGGGTGAGCCGTCGACCGAGCGGCAGAGCTGGTTCCGTCGCGCGGTAGCCGATCACTGGCGGTATTCGCAGGCCGCGACCATCGCCTCCGGGAGTATCGAAATGCAGCGACTGTTGTTGTCCCGAGCCATGCTGGCGGCATCGTGA